The Streptomyces puniciscabiei genomic interval GTCTGGCGCGGTACGGCGTTCTCGATGCTCGTCTACTCCGCCGCGCTGGACGAGATACCCGCCGAGATCACGGAGGCCGCCGAGGTCGACGGGGCCGGCGGATGGCGGCGGATCTGGCACATCACGCTGCCGATGATCCGGCGGTCCATCGCCACCAACCTCATGCTCAACACCCTCCAGACGCTGTCCGTCTTCGGGCTGATCTGGGTGATGACCCGGGGCGGGCCGGGAAACAGGAGCCAGACCCTGCCCCTGTTCATGTACGAACAGGCCTTCCAGAACAGCATGATCGGGTACGGCACCGCGGTGGCCCTGCTCCTGCTGCTGGTCGGATCCCTGTTCTCGGTCGTCTATCTGCGGCTGTTGCGGACGGAGGTGTGACACACAGGATGCCTCGCAAGCGTGTCTCCCGGCGGCTCGCCGCCGACGTCGCCCTGTTGCTGGTGGCCGTCGCCTTCGCGCTGCCCCTCGCCTGGGTCGTGCTGTCCTCCGTGGATCCGCACGCGAGTCTGCGGGTCCGGGTCCCGGACGGGCTGACGACGGCCAACTTCCGTGCCGTGCTCACCCCGGACATCACCTACACCCCGCTGCTCAACAGCCTGGTCCTGTGCGGCGGCGGTACCGCGCTGACCGTCGTCTGCGCCGCCCTCGCCGCGTATCCGCTCTCCCGGTTCCGCTCCCGGCTGGGCCGGCCGTTCCTGCTGTCGGTCCTGTTCGCGACGAGCCTGCCGATCACCGCGATCATGGTGCCGGTGTACGCGCTGTTCGTGCGGGTGAACCTGATCGACACCCTGCAGGGCACGATCCTGTTCTTCGCCGCCTCCCAACTCCCCTTCGCCGTCTGGCTCATGAAGAACTTCATGGACGGGGTGCCGAAGGAGCTGGAGGAGGCGGCGTGGACCGACGGGGCGTCCTCGCTGCAGTCCCTGGTCCGGATCGTGCTGCCGCTGATGGGACCGGGGCTCGCCGTCGTCACGGTGTTCTCGTTCGTGATGATGTGGGGGAACTTCTTCGTCCCGTTCATGCTGCTGCTCACCCCGGACCAGATGCCGGCCTCGGTCAGCATCAACGACTTCTTCGGCAACCGGGGCATGGTGGCGTACGGCCAGCTCGCCGCGTTCTCCGTCATCTACTCGACGCCGGTGATCCTCCTGTATGTCCTGGTCGCACGGCGACTGGGCGGCGGTTTCGCACTCGGCGGGGCGGTCAAGGGATGAGCCGTAAGGGTGGTCCGTCCGTTACATACCGAACGGCCGGAACTGTGCGTTCCGACAATCCGTGATCCTGTCCGAACGGACCGTAGCCATCCCGTCACCGCGCCCCTAGGTTGTGCGAGGTGCGCCAACCCTCAGCTCCCCCCTTCAACGCCCCGGCGGCCCGCCGGCTGCGTGCCGCGCTCGGCATGGGCCCCGAGCACGTCGCGTACGGCATGCGGGCCTCGTACGGGCTGCCGTACGTCACACCCGATCTGGTGATCGCCTGGGAACGCGGCTCCGCCGCCCCCAGCCACCCCGAGCTCACCGCGCTGGCCGGCGTGCTGTGGTGTTCCCCGGGCGAACTCCTCGGCCGGCCGCAGACCCTGCGCGAGCACCGCATCGCCCGTGCCGTCGCACCCGAGGACGTCGCCCGCGCCGTCGACATGGACCTGCGCACGTATCTGCGCATGGAGGACACCGGGCAGTGGCGGGGCAACGAGCGCCAGTCGGCCGCGCTCGCCCGGGTACTGGACCTCGCCCTGCCCGACTTCGTCGCCGTCACCGGCCGCGAGGCGAAGCTCGCCGACCTGCTGCACAGCGCGGTGACCACCCGCTGGCAGGCCTATGTGCGACCGGTGCGCAAGCTGGTGCCCCTGGACGCGGGCGTCCTCGAGGGCGTGCTGGAGCAGCTCTACGAGGACTACCAGGGCCACATGGCCGCCACCCTCAGCTGGGGTGGCGGCAGCAGGAGCGCCAGCGAGTCCGGGCGGGAGTTCCTCGACCGGATCGTGCAGAACTTCTGGAACGGCGTGGAGGACAGGACGGTCTAGAAGACCGACTCGGCCTCGTCCATGCGGTCCTTCGGCACCGTCTTCAGCTCGGTGACCGCCTCGGCGAGCGGGACCATCACGATGTCGGTGCCGCGCAGCGCGGTCATCCTGCCGAACTCGCCGCGGTGCGCGGCCTCGACGGCATGCCAGCCGAAGCGGGTGGCGAGGACCCGGTCGTAGGCCGTGGGCACGCCGCCGCGCTGCACATGGCCGAGGATGACCGGCTTGGCCTCCTTGCCGAGGCGCCGCTCCAGTTCGTACGCCAGCGCCGTGCCGATGCCCTGGAAGCGCTCGTGGCCGTACTGGTCGATCTCGCCCTTGCCGTAGTCCATGGTGCCCTCGGCCGGGTGGGCGCCTTCGGCGACGCAGATGACCGCGAACTTCTTGCCGCGGGAGAAGCGCTCCTCGACCATCTTGACCAGGTGGGCGGGGTCGAAGGGCCGCTCGGGCAGGCAGATGCCGTGGGCGCCGGCGGCCATGCCGGACTCCAGGGCGATCCAGCCGGCGTGCCGGCCCATGACCTCGACGACCATCACCCGCTGGTGGGACTCGGCCGTGGTCTTCAGGCGGTCCATCGCCTCGGTGGCGACGCCGACGGCGGTGTCGAAGCCGAAGGTGCGGTCGGTGGAGGAGATGTCGTTGTCGATGGTCTTGGGCACGCCGACGACCGGGAGCCCTGCGTCGGAGAGCATGCGGGCCGCGGTCAGGGTGCCCTCGCCGCCGATCGGGATCAGCGCGTCGATGCCGAACTCCTCGACCATGTCGGCGGCGCCCTCGCAGGCCTCGCGCAGCCGGTCGCGCTCGAGGCGGGAGGAGCCGAGGATGGTGCCGCCGCGGGCCAGGATGCCGCTGACCGCGTCCAGGTCGAGGGTGCGGTAGTGCCGGTCGAGCAGACCCCGGTAGCCGTCCTCGAAGCCGATGACCTCGTCGCCGTACTGCGCCACCGCCCGGTGCACGACCGACCGGATCACGGCGTTCAGGCCGGGGCAGTCGCCGCCTGCGGTGAGAACTCCGATGCGCATCGTGCTGTGTCTCCTGCTCGCTGTCGTTACCGGTGAGCCAGTCTCGATTGTTCCACGTTCGCCGGGGCACTGAGCCACTTGACGGGCGCCTTATCCGGAGCCAGGGGTATTGTCAAGAGGGTTCCGCTCACCTCGGTGGGCGATTTTTGCGACCGTAGACATGACCATCGGATGATCGAGACGAATCGGAGTGCACACGTGACGCGCAGCGTGTACGTGACCGGGATCGACCGCGGTGACGGCCGCCAGGTCGTGGAGCTCGGAGTCATGGAGCTCCTGACCAGGCAGGTCGACCGGGTGGGCGTGTTCCGTCCGCTCGTGCACGACGGCCCGGACCGGCTGTTCGAGCTGCTGCGCGCCCGGTACCGCCTCTCGCAGGATCCGGCGACGGTCTACGGCATGGACTACCACGAGGCGTCCGCGCTCCAGGCCGAGCAGGGTACCGACGAGCTGGTCTCCGCGCTGGTCGACCGCTTCCACCTGGTGGCGCGAGACTACGACGTGGTCCTCGTCCTCGGCACCGACTTCGCCGACACCCAGCTGCCCGACGAGCTGTCCCTGAACGCACGCCTCGCCAACGAGTTCGGCGCCTCCGTGATCCCGGTGGTCGGCGGCCGCAGGCAGACCACCGAGTCCGTGCTCGCCGAGACCCGCAACGCCTACCGGGCGTACGACGGCCTCGGCTGCGACGTGCTGGCCATGGTCACCAACCGGGTGGCCGCCGAGGACCGCGACGAGATCGCCGGGCGGCTCGCGGACCGGCTGCCCGTGCCCTGTTACGTCGTGCCCGACGAGCCGGCGCTGTCCGCGCCGACCGTCTCCCAGATCGCCCAGGCCCTCGACGCCAGGGTGCTGCTCGGCGACGACTCCGGACTGGCCCGGGACGCCCTCGGCTTCGTCTTCGGCGGCGCGATGCTGCCCAACCTGCTCGGCGCCCTGACCCCCGGCTGCCTGGTCGTGACCCCGGGCGACCGGGCCGACCTGGTCGTCGGCTCGCTGGCCGCGCACAGCGCCGGCACCCCGCCGATAGCCGGCGTGCTGCTCACCCTGAACGAGGTGCCGAGCGAGGAGATCCTCACCCTCGCCGCCCGCCTCGCCCCCGGCACCCCGGTGCTCTCCGTGACCGGCAACAGCTTCCCCACCGCCGAGCAGCTGTTCTCCCTGGAGGGCAAGCTGAACGCGGCCACCCCGCGCAAGGCGGAGCGGGCGCTCGGCCTGTTCGAGCGGTACGCCGACACCGCCGACCTGGCCCGCCGGGTCTCCGCGCCGAGCAGCGACCGGGTCACCCCGATGATGTTCGAGCACAAGCTGCTGGAGCAGGCCCGCTCGGACAAGCGCCGGGTCGTGCTGCCGGAGGGCACCGAGGAGCGGGTGCTGCACGCGGCCGAGGTGCTGCTGCGCCGCGGAGTGTGTGACCTGACCCTGCTCGGGCCGGAGGACCAGATCCGCAAGAAGGTCGCCGACCTCGGTATCGACCTCGGCGACACGCAGCTGATCGACCCGGCCACCTCGGAACTGCGCGACGCGTTCGCCGAGAAGTACGCCGCACTGCGCGCCCACAAGGGCGTCACGGCCGAGCTGGCCTACGACGTCGTCTCGGACGTCAACTACTTCGGCACCCTGATGGTCCAGGAGGGCCTGGCCGACGGCATGGTGTCCGGGTCCGTGCACTCCACGGCGGCCACCATCCGGCCCGCCTTCGAGATCATCAAGACCAAGCCCGAGTCGTCGATCGTCTCGTCCGTCTTCTTCATGTGCCTGGCCGACAAGGTGCTGGTCTACGGCGACTGCGCGGTCAACCCGGACCCGAACGCGCAGGCGCTCGCGGACATCGCCATCCAGTCGGCGACCACGGCCGCGCAGTTCGGCGTGGAGCCGAGGATCGCGATGCTGTCGTACTCCACCGGCACCTCCGGATCGGGCGCCGACGTGGACAAGGTGCGCGAGGCCACCGAGCTGGCCCGCTCGCGCCGGCCCGACCTGAAGATCGAGGGCCCGATCCAGTACGACGCGGCGGTGGAGCCGTCCGTCGCCGCGACCAAGCTGCCGGACTCCGATGTGGCCGGGCAGGCGACGGTTCTGATCTTCCCGGACCTCAATACGGGCAACAACACCTACAAGGCCGTACAGCGCTCGGCCGGCGCGATCGCCGTCGGACCGGTCCTGCAGGGACTGCGCAAGCCGGTCAACGACCTGTCCCGGGGCGCGCTCGTCCAGGACATCGTGAACACCGTCGCCATCACGGCGATCCAGGCCCAGACGCCCGCCAACTGACCACAGAGAGCATGACCATCACCGTGACCGCGACCCGTGTCCTCGTCCTCAACTCCGGCTCCTCGTCGGTGAAGTACCAGCTGCTCGACATGCGCGACGAAAGCCGGCTGGCCGTCGGCCTGGTGGAGCGCATCGGCGAGCAGACCTCCCGGCTCAAGCACACCTGCCTCACCTCCGGCGACACCCGGGAGTACACCGGTCCGATGGCCGACCACGACGCCGCGCTGAAGGCGGTCGCCGAGGAGCTGAGCCGGGACGGCCTGGGCCTGGACTCGCCGGAACTGGCCGCGATCGGGCACCGGGTGGTGCACGGCGGGATGTTCTTCACCGAGCCCACCGTCATCGACGACGCGGTGCTCACCGAGATCGAGCGGCTGATCCCGGTCGCCCCGCTGCACAACCCGGCCAACCTGACCGGCATCCGCACGGCCCAGGCGCTGCGCCCCGACCTGCCCCAGGTCGCCGTCTTCGACACCGCCTTCCACACGACGATGCCGGAGCCGGCGGCGCGCTACGCGATCGACCCGAAGATCGCCGACCGGCACCGCATCCGCCGCTACGGCTTCCACGGCACCTCGCACGCGTACGTCTCGCGGGAGACCGCGCGGCTGCTGGGCAGGGACCCGTCCGAGGTCAACGTGATCGTGCTGCACCTGGGCAACGGCGCGTCGGCGTCCGCGGTGGAGAAGGGCCGCTGCGTGGACACCTCCATGGGGCTCACGCCTTTGGAGGGGCTGGTGATGGGTACGCGCTCCGGTGATGTGGATCCGGCCGTCATCTTCCATTTGGCCCGGGTTGGGGATATGTCCATGGACGAGATCGACACTCTTCTCAACAAGAGGAGCGGTCTGTTCGGTCTGTGCGGGGACAACGACATGCGGGAGATCCGCCGCCGGATCGACGAGGGTGACGAAGAGGCCGCTCTCGCGTTCGACATTTACATTCACCGGCTCAAGAAGTACATCGGCGCCTATTACGCCGTGCTCGGGAAGGTCGACGCGGTCGCGTTCACGGCCGGGGTCGGCGAGAACGCGGCGCCCGTGCGGGAGGCGGCGATCGTGGGCCTGGAGAGCCTTGGCCTGGCGGTCGACCCGGAGCTGAACGCGGTGCGAGCGGACGGGGCCAGGCTGATCTCGCCGAAGGATGCGCGTGTCGCCGTCGCCGTGGTGCCGACGGATGAAGAACTGGAGATCGCGACGCAGACCTACGCACTGGTCGGAAAGAACAACTGAATAGCAGCACCTGAGCGGTGCGGCACTCATTTGTATCTTCCGCCAGACGGAATATTCCGTAGCGAAACAAACCGATAGGATCGCCCCATGCGCCGTTCGAAAATCGTCTGTACTCTCGGCCCCGCGGTCGACTCCCACGAGATGCTCGTCGCCATGATCGAGGCGGGCATGAATGTGGCCCGGTTCAACTTCAGCCACGGCTCCCACGCCGAGCACCAGGCGCGGTACGACCGCGTCCGGGCCGCGTCCAAGGAGACCGGCCGGCCCATCGGCGTCCTCGCCGACCTGCAGGGCCCGAAGATCCGCCTGGAGACCTTCGCCGAGGGCCCGGTCGAGCTCGAGCGGGGTGACGAGTTCGTCATCACCACCGAGGACGTGCCCGGCGACAAGAGCATCTGCGGTACGACGTACAAGGGGCTGCCGGGCGACGTCTCGCGCGGCGACCAGGTCCTGATCAACGACGGCAACGTCGAGCTGAAGGTCCTGGACGTCGAGGGCCCCCGCGTGAAGACGATCGTCATCGAGGGCGGTGTCGTCTCCGACCACAAGGGCATCAACCTGCCCGGCGCGGCCGTCAACGTGCCCGCGCTGAGCGAGAAGGACATCGAGGACCTCCGCTTCGCCCTCCGCATGGGCTGCGACCTGGTCGCGCTGTCCTTCGTCCGGGACGCCAAGGACATCCAGGACGTGCACCGCGTCATGGACGAGGAGGGCCGCCGGGTCCCCGTCATCGCCAAGGTGGAGAAGCCGCAGGCGGTGGAGAACATGGAGGACGTCGTGATGGCGTTCGACGGCGTCATGGTCGCCCGCGGTGACCTCGCCGTCGAGTACCCGCTCGAGAAGGTCCCCATGGTGCAGAAGCGCCTGATCGAGCTGTGCCGGCGCAACGCCAAGCCGGTGATCGTGGCGACCCAGATGATGGAGTCGATGATCACCAACTCCCGCCCGACCCGCGCCGAGGCCTCCGACGTGGCCAACGCGATCCTGGACGGCGCGGACGCGGTCATGCTGTCGGCCGAGTCCAGCGTGGGCGCGTACCCGGTCGAGACGGTCAAGACCATGTCGAAGATCGTCCAGGCGGCCGAGCAGGAGCTGCTCTCCAAGGGCCTGCAGCCGCTGGTGCCGGGCAAGAAGCCGCGCACTCAGGGCGGTTCGGTGGCCCGCGCGGCCTGCGAGATCGCCGACTTCCTCGGCGGCCGGGGCCTGATCGCCTTCACCCAGTCCGGTGACACCGCGCGCCGTCTGTCCCGCTACCGCGCGGTCCAGCCGATCATCGCCTTCACCACGGACGAGAACACCCGCAACCAGCTCACCCTCAGCTGGGGCGTGGAGCCGCACGTCGTGCCGTTCGTGAACACCACGGACGAGATGGTCGACCTGGTGGACCAGGAGGTCGCCCGGCTCGGCCGCTTCGACGCCGGCGACACGGTCATCATCACCGCCGGCTCGCCCCCCGGCGTCGCCGGCACCACCAACATGCTCCGCGTGCACCACCTGAGCACGCAGAACAACTGACAGGCCCCACAAGGGCGTTGTACGGCGCTGAGGGCGCACCCTGGAGCAGGGGGCGCCCTCAGCTGTGTGCGGCTCCCGAACGGGCTCTGCAGGACCGGTCAGTCGGTCGTGTACACGTGCATGCCGGGCACGTGCAGGTTGCCGCCGAACTGTGCCGCCTGGACCACCTTGACGTTGGTGAAGTAGATCAGCGGCAGGTTCAGCGGGGGCGGGCTGTCGGGGGTGAACGTCATTGGGATCAGGCCGAAGAGGTTGCCCGAGATGCTCTCGGTGTACATCGTGGTGGCGCCGCCCCGGATGGTGGACGTCGACCCGCCCGCCGCCTGCACGTGGTAGGTCTTGCCGGAGAGCTTGTCCTTCACCGTCTGGTGCAGGTCTCCGATGTCCGTGCCGTCGGAGATGACGTACTTCAGCACCTTCTTGGTGGTGCCGGAGGCCGTCTTCACCTCCACGATGCCCTGGTAGTCGGCGCCCTTGAGCAGCAGCGAGCTGGCGCTGAGGTACCAGGGGTCGTCCGCCACCGGCACCTTGTTGTCGACACCGCCCTGGTCGGTCGTGGCCGCCGGGCAGTTCTCCGCCGAGGTGGAGGAGCTCGCCGACGGGCTCGGCGTGGCGGACGCGGCCGCGTCCTTGACGGTCTTGGTGGCGTCCCCGGCCGTCTTGGAGACCGTGTCGGTGGTCTTCTTCACCGTGTCCCCGACCGTCTTGGTGGCCTTGGAGACGGTGTCGCCCAGGGTGTCGGTGGCCTTGGAACCGGACGACGAGGTACCCGACGGGGACGCGGAGTCCGAGGACGCGCTCGCCGACGGGGTCGCGGACGGCGTCGGGCTCGCGGACGAGCTGCCGGAGTCCGAGCTGCCGCCGCCGAGGATGCCGCCGAGCGTGTCGCCGATGGTGCCCAGCAGGCCGCCGCTGCTCTTGGACGCGGACGGGGTGGGCGTGGCCGTGTCGCCGCTGGAGGACGACGAACCCGCGGAGCCGGAGCCCGAGTCCGAGCCGGACGAGCCGGAGGTCGCGGTCGGCGTGGGCGTGGCCTTGTCGCCGGAACCTGAATCCGGCGAAGAGGTCTTGCCCGCGTCCCCGGACTGGGAGCCCTTGGAGGCGCCGGCGCTCGCCGAGGGCGACGGCGTGGCCGTGTCGGCGCTCTTCGAGGCGGACGGCGAGGGCGAGGACGAGGCGTCCTTGGAGCTGTCCAGCGCCTTGACACAGTCCTTGTACTCGTCCGCCGTCAGGCTCTTGGCCGTGGTCGACGGGGACGGGCTGCCGCCGTTGCCGGCCGCGAGGGCCAGCGAGGACGTGAAGCCCATGCCCATCAGCACCGCCGTCGGCATCGCCACGGAGGCGATCGCCTTGCCGGCCGGCATGTGGAACCTGGTGAACAGCGGCTTCCTGGGGGCCGCGTGTCGGGGCCCGGTTCTCGCGCGGGACCCGTCCACATCGGTCCCGCGGGTCACCTCGTCAGCCGGCACTGTGCCTCCCGTTCGCCCCGTTTGCCGGGCTCGTTCCTGACAGGTCGTTCTTCTCCAGCGCGTCCGGGTACTGCGCCGGCAGCTCCGCGGTCTGCGGGGCACCGCCCTCGCCCGGGGCCACCCCG includes:
- the pta gene encoding phosphate acetyltransferase codes for the protein MTRSVYVTGIDRGDGRQVVELGVMELLTRQVDRVGVFRPLVHDGPDRLFELLRARYRLSQDPATVYGMDYHEASALQAEQGTDELVSALVDRFHLVARDYDVVLVLGTDFADTQLPDELSLNARLANEFGASVIPVVGGRRQTTESVLAETRNAYRAYDGLGCDVLAMVTNRVAAEDRDEIAGRLADRLPVPCYVVPDEPALSAPTVSQIAQALDARVLLGDDSGLARDALGFVFGGAMLPNLLGALTPGCLVVTPGDRADLVVGSLAAHSAGTPPIAGVLLTLNEVPSEEILTLAARLAPGTPVLSVTGNSFPTAEQLFSLEGKLNAATPRKAERALGLFERYADTADLARRVSAPSSDRVTPMMFEHKLLEQARSDKRRVVLPEGTEERVLHAAEVLLRRGVCDLTLLGPEDQIRKKVADLGIDLGDTQLIDPATSELRDAFAEKYAALRAHKGVTAELAYDVVSDVNYFGTLMVQEGLADGMVSGSVHSTAATIRPAFEIIKTKPESSIVSSVFFMCLADKVLVYGDCAVNPDPNAQALADIAIQSATTAAQFGVEPRIAMLSYSTGTSGSGADVDKVREATELARSRRPDLKIEGPIQYDAAVEPSVAATKLPDSDVAGQATVLIFPDLNTGNNTYKAVQRSAGAIAVGPVLQGLRKPVNDLSRGALVQDIVNTVAITAIQAQTPAN
- a CDS encoding acetate kinase, with protein sequence MTATRVLVLNSGSSSVKYQLLDMRDESRLAVGLVERIGEQTSRLKHTCLTSGDTREYTGPMADHDAALKAVAEELSRDGLGLDSPELAAIGHRVVHGGMFFTEPTVIDDAVLTEIERLIPVAPLHNPANLTGIRTAQALRPDLPQVAVFDTAFHTTMPEPAARYAIDPKIADRHRIRRYGFHGTSHAYVSRETARLLGRDPSEVNVIVLHLGNGASASAVEKGRCVDTSMGLTPLEGLVMGTRSGDVDPAVIFHLARVGDMSMDEIDTLLNKRSGLFGLCGDNDMREIRRRIDEGDEEAALAFDIYIHRLKKYIGAYYAVLGKVDAVAFTAGVGENAAPVREAAIVGLESLGLAVDPELNAVRADGARLISPKDARVAVAVVPTDEELEIATQTYALVGKNN
- a CDS encoding transcriptional regulator, with the translated sequence MRQPSAPPFNAPAARRLRAALGMGPEHVAYGMRASYGLPYVTPDLVIAWERGSAAPSHPELTALAGVLWCSPGELLGRPQTLREHRIARAVAPEDVARAVDMDLRTYLRMEDTGQWRGNERQSAALARVLDLALPDFVAVTGREAKLADLLHSAVTTRWQAYVRPVRKLVPLDAGVLEGVLEQLYEDYQGHMAATLSWGGGSRSASESGREFLDRIVQNFWNGVEDRTV
- a CDS encoding carbohydrate ABC transporter permease, producing the protein MPRKRVSRRLAADVALLLVAVAFALPLAWVVLSSVDPHASLRVRVPDGLTTANFRAVLTPDITYTPLLNSLVLCGGGTALTVVCAALAAYPLSRFRSRLGRPFLLSVLFATSLPITAIMVPVYALFVRVNLIDTLQGTILFFAASQLPFAVWLMKNFMDGVPKELEEAAWTDGASSLQSLVRIVLPLMGPGLAVVTVFSFVMMWGNFFVPFMLLLTPDQMPASVSINDFFGNRGMVAYGQLAAFSVIYSTPVILLYVLVARRLGGGFALGGAVKG
- the pyk gene encoding pyruvate kinase, whose amino-acid sequence is MRRSKIVCTLGPAVDSHEMLVAMIEAGMNVARFNFSHGSHAEHQARYDRVRAASKETGRPIGVLADLQGPKIRLETFAEGPVELERGDEFVITTEDVPGDKSICGTTYKGLPGDVSRGDQVLINDGNVELKVLDVEGPRVKTIVIEGGVVSDHKGINLPGAAVNVPALSEKDIEDLRFALRMGCDLVALSFVRDAKDIQDVHRVMDEEGRRVPVIAKVEKPQAVENMEDVVMAFDGVMVARGDLAVEYPLEKVPMVQKRLIELCRRNAKPVIVATQMMESMITNSRPTRAEASDVANAILDGADAVMLSAESSVGAYPVETVKTMSKIVQAAEQELLSKGLQPLVPGKKPRTQGGSVARAACEIADFLGGRGLIAFTQSGDTARRLSRYRAVQPIIAFTTDENTRNQLTLSWGVEPHVVPFVNTTDEMVDLVDQEVARLGRFDAGDTVIITAGSPPGVAGTTNMLRVHHLSTQNN
- a CDS encoding ATP-dependent 6-phosphofructokinase, which codes for MRIGVLTAGGDCPGLNAVIRSVVHRAVAQYGDEVIGFEDGYRGLLDRHYRTLDLDAVSGILARGGTILGSSRLERDRLREACEGAADMVEEFGIDALIPIGGEGTLTAARMLSDAGLPVVGVPKTIDNDISSTDRTFGFDTAVGVATEAMDRLKTTAESHQRVMVVEVMGRHAGWIALESGMAAGAHGICLPERPFDPAHLVKMVEERFSRGKKFAVICVAEGAHPAEGTMDYGKGEIDQYGHERFQGIGTALAYELERRLGKEAKPVILGHVQRGGVPTAYDRVLATRFGWHAVEAAHRGEFGRMTALRGTDIVMVPLAEAVTELKTVPKDRMDEAESVF